A segment of the Streptomyces sp. P9-A2 genome:
TGGCCTCCGCCATGTCGAGGCGCTCGGCGACATCGGCGTTGGACAGGCCCTCGCCGAGACAGGCCAGTACCTCCCGCTCGCGCCGGGTGAGGGAGTCCAGCACCGCCGGATCGGCCGTGGACGCCCGGGCGGGCTTCGCGGCGAACTCCGCGATCAGCCGCCGGGTGACGGCCGGGGCGACGATCCCCTCACCGCGCGCCACCGTGCGCACGGCCGCGATGAGGTCCTTCGCCTCCGTGTTCTTCAGCAGGAACCCCGAGGCGCCGGCCCGCAGCGCCCCGAAGACGTACTCGTCGAGATCGAAGGTGGTCAGCACCAGCACGTCGGCGAGCTCCTCCGCGACCACCTGCCGGGTGGCCGACACCCCGTCCAGGCGGGGCATCTGCACATCCATCAGCACCACGTCCGGCCGCAGCTCACGGGCGAGCGCCACCGCCTGCTCACCGTCCGCCGCCTCGCCCGCCACCTCGATGTCGGGCGCGCTGCGCAGGATCAGCACCAGCCCGGCGCGGACGGCCGACTGGTCCTCGGCGACCAGGACGCGGATCATCAGGTGTCTCCTTGCACGACGTCGGTGACGGGGAGGGTGGCGCGCACCACCCACAGCTTGCCCTTCGGACCGCTCTCCGGACCGGCCTCGAACGTGCCGTCCAGCAGGGCGGCCCGCTCCCGCATGCCGACGAGACCGGCCCCCGAACCCGGCGCGCGCGGGGCGTCGCGGCCGCCGTGGGGACTGGTCACCCGGATGTCGAGGGCATCGGCCGGTCGGCGCAGGCACACGGTGACCTCGCCCGGCGCGGCATGCTTCAACGCGTTCGTCAGCGACTCCTGCACGATCCTGTAGGCGGCGAGTTCCACCGGTGCGGGGACGTCGCTGTACGTGGCGTCGAGGGTGACGTCCAGGCCGTTGGCGCGGGCGCCCTCCACCAGGGTGCCGAGGCCGTCGAGCGTGGGGGTCGCCGCCGGTTCCCGGTCGTCCTCCCCGTCGCGCAGGATGCCGATGAGCCGTCGCATTTCGGACAGTCCCTGCACGCTGTTCTCCCGGATCACGCCGAGTGCCTCCTTGGAGGTGCCGGGGTCGTCCAGGGAGAGGGCGGCCGTGGAGTGGATGGCGATCGCGGAGAGGTGGTTGGCGACCATGTCGTGCAACTCGCGGGCCATGCGGGCACGTTCCGCGGTCACCGCCTGGGTGCGGTCCATCTCCGCGAGCAGCGCGGTCTGTTCGGCACGCAGCCGGGCGGCCTCGGCGGCGTCGCGGTGGTTGCGCACGATGAGGCCGGTCGACGCCGGCGTGAACGTCACGGCGCCGACGACCAGTCCGAACAGCAGCGCCTCCGGCACCCGGAACACGGCGTAGGGAACCAGCGTCGCCGCGATCGTGAACATGCCGGTGATCCACGGCAGACGGCGGGCGGTGGTGGACGCGCCGTACACGACGGCGGCGTACATCAGGTCCGTGTACATCACGATCGTGGCGATGCTGCCCCGGGTCATGGCGTCCGCGGCCAGCGCAAGCGTGCCGACGGCCAGGGCGGTGCGCGGGGCGGTGCGGCGCAGCAGTTCGCAGCCGGCGGTCACGGCGAGCGGCACGAGGAGCGGCCCGCGGCCGTCGAAGAGCACGGTCGGGTCGTCGCCCGGCCGGACCCCCAGCCCGAAGCCCCACAGCAGCAGCCCACCGGCGAGTCCGGCGAGCGCGACCCCCACGTCGAAGCGGGGCGGGCGGGGCAGTCGTACGGCCATGGCACCATCCAACACGGTGCGCACACCCGGCGCCTGATCCCCGCGGACGGTCCTGGACTGCATCTTTCGATGTACCGCGAGTTCATCGGTGGCGACGACGCCCCGGGCCGCCCCGCACGGGAGCCTGGAAGGGGGACCGAGAGGAGAGAACCGTGATCGTCGCCTTGATCGCCGCATGCGAGATCGGCTTCTGGGTGCTGCTGGCCGCCGGACTGGCCTTCCGCTACCTGCTGAGGATGCCGCGCACCGGCCTGGCGCTGCTGCTGTGCGAACCGCTGCTGGAGGTCGTCCTGCTGGTCGCCACCGCACTGGACCTGAAGAACGGTGCCGAGCCGAGCTGGGCGCACGGTCTGGCCGCGCTCTACATCGGCTACACCGTCGGGCACGGCCACCGCACCGTGAAGTGGCTCGACGGCCACGCCGCCCACCGGCTCGGCGGCGCCCCGAAGCCGGCCGGCCCGCCCCGCTACGGCACGGCCCGCGCCCGGCACGAGACCAGGGTGTGGCTGGGGACACTGGTGGGCGCCGTCGTGGCCACCGTGCTGCTCCAGCTCGCCATCCGGTACGTCGGTGACGCGGGCCGGGTGGGCTCCCTGGAGAGCTGGCGCGCCGCCGCTTGGCAGGTCACCGGCATCCATGGTCTGATCGCCCTGACCTACTGGCTCTGGCCGAAGAAGGCCCCGAGGGGCGCGCAGGAGAAAGGATCTGCCACTGAGAAGGAGAGCGTCCGCCACTGAAAACGCCGCAGCGCCGCCCGGACGGGAGCGGGCGCGCTCCGCGTCCTCAGCCGATGGCGAGACGCGGATGGTCAACCGGCTTGCTCCGGCCCATGATCCGGTATCCGGTCTATACCGGCCTGCGGCACCGGCACACACCTGTCGTCAGGCCGGACGGTGACCGAGGCGGCCCGGGAACTTGGAGTCAGCCAGGAGTCGTCGCGGGGCTGGGTGAAGAAGGCCCGCGCCGCCCAGGACACCGGATCGGGACCCGATGCCTGGCGGCGGGGCGGGCCGCCGATCGAGTCCCTATCGAATCCGGAGCGGTTCACCCGCCTCCCGGCGGATCGTGTAGCCATACCCCTTGTCCGGATCCGTGTCGAAGTACAGCTTCGGGCGGTCGCCCGTCTCCTCGACCTGCAGAAGCGTGGACGCGGAGTCGTCCGAGAAGGAGCCCGCAGCGGCGAAGCTCAGCTCGATGGTGCCGCTGCGGTCGTCGTCACCGCGGAGGTTCCACTCCCCCCGCCCGGAGAGGTTTCCCTTTCCGGGCGGGGGGTCGATGAAGCTGAACTCGATGGCACTTTGTGGAATGCCCGACATCGTGAACGTGCCGTCGCCGTCGAACTCGACCCGGCCACCGCCGGAGCCCTTCCAGACCCCGGCGACCTCCTGCGCGGTCAGCTCGCCCGAAGGCCCGGTGCAGGCCTCCAGGGCAAACAGGCCACCGAGGAGCAGCACGGGGACGGCGGCGGCTATCGCGCACCCACGAAGTATCTTCATGCCCTGCCTACTTGTAGATCGTTTCTTGCCACTTGATCTCGACCCGGTATCCCGCGAAGAACCCGCCAGTGTATTGCGGTGTTTTGTTGGCGGCTTCCTGCCATGTGGAGTGCCCGGGGAGGAAGGACTCGTTGTCGATGTCCGTCCACGCACGGTACTGGACCGTCAGGGTGTCCCCCTTGGTCTTCGTGATGTCGTACTCCAGCGCGTAGGACCCGAGGACGCCCTGTGCCTTCCGGTCGTCCGCGCCCACTACCAGGCCGCCGAGATCGGAGGCGTACACACCGGCCATCTGCAGGTAGTTGAGACTTTTTCCGTCCCGGTTCTTGGTCGTGCTGTAGTCCTCGCGGCCGCCCTTCTTCCCCGAGACCGTGAAGTTGGCGGCGATCGACGCGCGCGCGTCCTTCATGCTGGAGCTCTCGATCAGGATACGGGTCAGCTCGTCGTCACCGTCGTAGTTCTGGTCGCCCGTGCGGCTCTTGAGGTCGGGGCTCCCCCAGATCCAGCGCCAGGCCAGACCCCACGGACCGCCGCTGCGGACCTTTCCGTCGCCGCCGAAGCTCTTGTTCGCGAGCTGGCCGGACGGCGGCCGGTTGGACATCTGGTACTCCATGATCATCTTCTGGAGTCGGCGCATCTCCGGGCTCTGGCTGAACGTGATCGGCAGCGGGTCCGGGCCCAGCAGCAGGACCACTGGCGGGAACTCCTGGAGCATGGCCGGCGGCAGACCGACGCTGGGCAGCACCGACGACGCGGCGGCGGTGCCGGAGCCGCCGCCGGAGCCGCCACCGGAGTCGAACGGCGGCGCCAT
Coding sequences within it:
- a CDS encoding response regulator transcription factor, giving the protein MIRVLVAEDQSAVRAGLVLILRSAPDIEVAGEAADGEQAVALARELRPDVVLMDVQMPRLDGVSATRQVVAEELADVLVLTTFDLDEYVFGALRAGASGFLLKNTEAKDLIAAVRTVARGEGIVAPAVTRRLIAEFAAKPARASTADPAVLDSLTRREREVLACLGEGLSNADVAERLDMAEATVKTHVSRLLGKLGLRSRVQAAVLAQELGVRGR
- a CDS encoding sensor histidine kinase, with the translated sequence MAVRLPRPPRFDVGVALAGLAGGLLLWGFGLGVRPGDDPTVLFDGRGPLLVPLAVTAGCELLRRTAPRTALAVGTLALAADAMTRGSIATIVMYTDLMYAAVVYGASTTARRLPWITGMFTIAATLVPYAVFRVPEALLFGLVVGAVTFTPASTGLIVRNHRDAAEAARLRAEQTALLAEMDRTQAVTAERARMARELHDMVANHLSAIAIHSTAALSLDDPGTSKEALGVIRENSVQGLSEMRRLIGILRDGEDDREPAATPTLDGLGTLVEGARANGLDVTLDATYSDVPAPVELAAYRIVQESLTNALKHAAPGEVTVCLRRPADALDIRVTSPHGGRDAPRAPGSGAGLVGMRERAALLDGTFEAGPESGPKGKLWVVRATLPVTDVVQGDT